A DNA window from Candidatus Vicinibacter affinis contains the following coding sequences:
- a CDS encoding T9SS type A sorting domain-containing protein, which yields MKGIITIGILFFAILQLNSQRRFDVQFMLDGRVRESIIVLPSTPPPAGGYPVVFMLHGTSGDGLKFYNISGWKELGEEENFITVFPSSLRWCFTDDGIEEHNTRWVNGNVTDFPCSGPPQDYVDDVKFLKVLAKRIADTFSVNEKMIFCSGFSNGSSMIHKLAIDAGDVFAAVAGTSSPLAAGDSSWPVNRIPVWFMVGSLDDRFIKPPFTELPFGGDSILGYLKIPLNRALVCQGLRNEFIKTEKDSSHSYQFLNNLPGEISKPYIFTLLKGMTHQYPNGDNYPLSAPRLFWEFFKRSVAVSTKQVVTSSNEILALPNPSNDLIEISIPEHHGNYHWNLYDTQGNLRLKGNQAKGELVLIKKSELGTGLYLFRVDLGNSALSRKIIFN from the coding sequence ATGAAAGGAATTATTACAATCGGAATTTTATTCTTTGCCATTCTCCAGTTAAATAGCCAGAGGCGATTTGATGTACAATTTATGTTGGATGGCAGAGTGCGAGAGAGCATTATTGTATTACCCAGCACCCCACCACCAGCGGGTGGATATCCCGTGGTGTTTATGCTGCATGGAACCAGTGGCGATGGTTTGAAATTTTACAACATTTCCGGGTGGAAAGAATTAGGAGAGGAAGAAAATTTCATTACGGTGTTTCCATCCTCTTTACGCTGGTGCTTTACAGATGATGGAATTGAAGAGCACAATACCCGATGGGTTAATGGTAATGTTACTGATTTTCCATGTTCCGGTCCTCCACAAGATTATGTTGACGATGTCAAATTCTTAAAAGTACTTGCAAAGCGGATTGCTGACACCTTTTCGGTAAATGAAAAAATGATATTCTGTTCAGGATTTTCGAATGGCAGTTCGATGATACATAAACTTGCCATAGATGCGGGAGATGTATTCGCAGCAGTTGCAGGTACGAGTTCACCACTGGCTGCCGGAGATTCTAGTTGGCCAGTAAACAGAATTCCTGTGTGGTTTATGGTAGGATCCCTGGATGATCGTTTTATTAAGCCACCCTTTACTGAACTTCCATTTGGCGGCGATTCTATTCTCGGTTATTTGAAAATACCTTTGAACAGAGCTTTGGTATGCCAGGGGCTGCGTAACGAATTCATTAAAACTGAAAAGGACAGTTCACACAGCTATCAATTTCTAAACAACCTGCCTGGTGAAATTTCCAAACCCTATATTTTCACTCTGCTTAAAGGAATGACACACCAATATCCCAATGGAGACAACTATCCACTGAGTGCCCCAAGACTTTTTTGGGAATTTTTTAAACGATCAGTAGCCGTCAGTACTAAACAAGTGGTGACATCTTCAAATGAAATTCTTGCCCTTCCAAATCCTTCAAATGATCTAATAGAAATTTCCATTCCGGAACATCATGGAAATTATCATTGGAATCTTTATGACACGCAAGGTAACTTACGTTTAAAAGGGAATCAAGCGAAGGGTGAGTTAGTACTAATTAAAAAATCCGAATTAGGCACAGGCTTATACTTGTTTCGCGTAGACCTTGGCAACAGCGCTTTAAGTCGAAAAATTATTTTTAACTAA
- a CDS encoding T9SS type A sorting domain-containing protein — MMGTRDDKSIRPPFTEIPFGDDSVLVYFNRPLQRMIDCQGVTQNFTKFETAITHTYDFKENISGDTGQLYRFTLVKDMFHVYPNGMNFRLEAAKLFWEFFKNSVTVNTEHPRNISNEILAIPNPSNDIIELSIPANDKSYQWSLFDAYGRLRMNGNQISGERVQCRKSDLGTGMYIFQVRLGDKVISQKIIFQ; from the coding sequence ATGATGGGAACAAGAGATGACAAATCAATAAGGCCTCCCTTCACGGAAATTCCATTCGGAGATGACTCGGTTTTAGTATATTTCAACAGACCCCTTCAAAGGATGATTGATTGTCAAGGTGTAACTCAAAATTTCACAAAATTTGAAACAGCCATCACGCATACCTATGATTTTAAAGAAAATATTTCCGGAGATACCGGACAATTGTATCGATTTACATTGGTTAAAGATATGTTCCATGTATATCCAAATGGAATGAATTTTAGGTTGGAAGCTGCGAAATTGTTTTGGGAATTTTTTAAGAACTCAGTAACCGTAAACACAGAACATCCCAGGAACATTTCAAACGAAATTCTTGCCATTCCTAATCCATCGAATGATATAATTGAGCTTTCTATTCCAGCAAATGATAAATCCTATCAATGGAGTCTATTTGATGCATACGGTCGATTGCGGATGAACGGGAATCAAATATCAGGTGAGCGTGTTCAATGCAGGAAATCAGATTTAGGAACAGGAATGTACATTTTCCAAGTCAGGCTGGGAGACAAAGTCATCAGTCAAAAAATAATTTTTCAATAA
- a CDS encoding T9SS type A sorting domain-containing protein — protein MKLHLKLGIASLLWLSLTNFYAQQRIDASMLVNRELREFVIFKPSGNSPSGGYPLVFMLHGSNQSGPQFYNISGWKEVAEREKFIVVFPTALIYCTTEGVQTKWSHGNTYSVLCPGDTLRDDIPFFYKMIDTISSIVPINQKKIYATGFSSGGTMVPKLTIEMPGVFAAAGCGSGNLDERDTKPMKPKVPTWAIRGTHDHSFIDRTGRPCPFNDTALVVNSNNLSNHLTSMGLSWNFSKDSNAYSIHYNFTDPLPGESKTFFRWSIFYGLEHLYFNGSNYLNQLPNPPIEAELFWEFFKTVSLINSTENNERPSMVTIYPNPSSESINILYSEDPAGDAQMLNLYNMTGQLVFKNLIQPNEPVVIHKSSIGSGIFILQLASRKQKIVRKIIFN, from the coding sequence ATGAAACTACATTTAAAATTAGGTATTGCATCGCTGCTATGGCTGAGCCTTACAAATTTTTATGCCCAACAGCGGATCGATGCATCCATGCTGGTAAATCGAGAATTGCGTGAATTTGTAATCTTCAAACCATCCGGAAACTCACCTTCAGGAGGGTATCCGCTGGTTTTCATGTTGCATGGAAGTAATCAAAGCGGCCCACAATTTTACAATATATCAGGATGGAAGGAAGTAGCTGAGAGAGAAAAATTTATAGTAGTTTTTCCCACAGCATTGATCTATTGCACTACAGAGGGCGTTCAAACAAAATGGAGTCACGGCAATACCTATTCTGTGCTTTGCCCGGGTGATACCTTAAGAGATGATATTCCTTTTTTTTATAAAATGATAGATACGATATCAAGCATTGTACCTATAAATCAAAAAAAAATATATGCGACCGGATTTTCCAGCGGAGGAACCATGGTTCCCAAATTAACTATTGAAATGCCGGGCGTATTTGCTGCGGCAGGTTGTGGCAGTGGAAATCTGGATGAAAGAGATACCAAGCCTATGAAACCAAAAGTACCTACCTGGGCAATACGAGGAACTCATGATCACAGTTTTATAGATAGAACTGGAAGACCTTGTCCATTTAACGATACAGCCTTAGTTGTGAATTCCAATAATCTGAGCAACCACCTTACCTCTATGGGTTTGAGTTGGAATTTTTCCAAAGACTCAAACGCCTATTCCATTCATTATAATTTCACCGATCCCCTTCCAGGTGAATCAAAGACCTTCTTCAGATGGAGCATCTTTTACGGATTGGAACACTTATATTTTAATGGAAGCAACTACCTGAATCAATTGCCAAATCCACCCATTGAAGCTGAATTGTTTTGGGAATTTTTTAAAACAGTGTCCCTGATTAATTCTACAGAAAATAACGAACGACCATCAATGGTCACCATTTATCCAAACCCTTCTTCTGAATCAATCAACATTTTATATTCAGAAGACCCTGCAGGGGATGCTCAAATGCTAAATTTATACAACATGACCGGACAGCTTGTCTTTAAAAATTTAATTCAGCCCAATGAGCCGGTGGTCATCCATAAATCCTCCATCGGAAGTGGCATATTCATTCTTCAATTGGCATCCCGGAAACAAAAAATAGTTCGCAAAATTATTTTTAATTGA
- a CDS encoding T9SS type A sorting domain-containing protein, whose protein sequence is MKGIITIAVLFVAILQLNCQRRFDVQFVVDGRMRESIIVQPSTPPPAGGYPVVFMLHGTSGDGLKFYNISGWKELGEDENFITVFPSSLSWCFVEDGVEKNNTRWVNGNVTDYPCSGPPQNYADDVKFLKVLAKKIADTFPVNEKMVFCSGFSNGCSMIHKLAIDAGEVFAAVAGTSAPLMVGDSARPINRIPVWFMVGTLDDRFIVPPFTELPYGGDSILTYLNPFINRALVCQGLKNEFIKNERDSIHTYQFLNNLPGEISKPYIFSLIKDMTHEYPNGINYPLSAPKIFWEFFKRSVTVNTTQPATPSNEILAIPNPSNDFIEFSIPAYNQTYQWNLYDAYGRLRMKGNQTPGESFKCRKSDLGTGLYIFQADLGNRLLSKKIIFN, encoded by the coding sequence ATGAAAGGAATTATTACCATCGCAGTTTTATTTGTTGCAATTCTTCAGCTGAACTGCCAGAGACGGTTTGATGTACAATTTGTAGTGGATGGCCGAATGCGGGAAAGTATAATTGTTCAACCCAGCACTCCGCCACCTGCAGGAGGATATCCAGTAGTGTTTATGCTGCATGGAACCAGTGGCGATGGTTTAAAATTTTATAATATTTCAGGATGGAAAGAATTAGGTGAAGATGAAAATTTCATTACCGTCTTCCCATCCTCCTTAAGTTGGTGCTTTGTAGAAGACGGGGTAGAAAAAAACAATACCAGATGGGTCAATGGCAATGTAACAGACTATCCATGTTCAGGGCCTCCGCAAAATTATGCGGACGATGTAAAATTCTTAAAAGTGCTTGCAAAGAAAATTGCAGACACCTTTCCGGTAAATGAAAAAATGGTATTTTGTTCAGGCTTTTCGAATGGTTGTTCGATGATACACAAGCTTGCCATTGATGCGGGAGAAGTATTCGCAGCCGTTGCAGGCACCAGCGCACCTTTGATGGTAGGAGATTCTGCAAGACCGATCAACAGGATACCTGTTTGGTTTATGGTAGGAACCCTGGATGACCGTTTTATTGTACCTCCGTTTACAGAACTTCCATACGGTGGAGACTCCATTCTTACTTATTTAAACCCATTTATAAACAGAGCCCTGGTTTGCCAGGGATTAAAAAATGAATTCATTAAAAATGAAAGGGACAGTATTCATACTTATCAATTTTTGAATAACCTACCCGGTGAAATATCGAAACCCTATATTTTTTCCCTGATTAAAGATATGACTCACGAGTATCCGAATGGTATCAACTATCCCTTGAGTGCGCCTAAAATTTTCTGGGAATTTTTTAAACGCAGTGTAACAGTCAATACTACACAACCGGCGACACCGTCAAACGAAATTCTTGCCATACCGAATCCATCGAATGATTTTATCGAGTTTTCAATTCCAGCATATAATCAAACCTACCAATGGAACCTATATGATGCCTACGGTCGATTGCGGATGAAAGGAAATCAAACACCAGGTGAAAGTTTTAAATGCAGGAAATCAGATTTAGGAACAGGACTGTACATCTTTCAGGCGGATTTGGGAAACAGATTGCTGAGCAAGAAAATAATATTCAACTGA